Proteins found in one Amycolatopsis aidingensis genomic segment:
- a CDS encoding YciI family protein encodes MRFMVLVKATEDSEAGVMPSEEMLTAMGKYNEELVQAGVLLAGEGLHPSSKGARVRFSGADRTVVDGPFTETKELIAGFWLIQVKSREEAIEWVRRCPNPHEGESEIEIRQVLEAEDFGEAATPEVLEQEQRLRDQVAAQQE; translated from the coding sequence ATGCGATTCATGGTGCTAGTCAAGGCCACCGAGGACTCCGAAGCGGGCGTAATGCCCAGCGAGGAGATGCTCACCGCGATGGGCAAGTACAACGAGGAACTGGTGCAGGCGGGGGTGCTGCTCGCTGGCGAGGGGTTGCACCCGAGCTCGAAGGGGGCGCGGGTCCGGTTCTCCGGCGCGGACCGCACCGTCGTGGACGGGCCGTTCACCGAGACCAAGGAGCTGATCGCCGGATTCTGGCTGATCCAGGTCAAGTCCAGGGAGGAGGCGATCGAATGGGTCCGCCGGTGCCCCAACCCGCACGAAGGCGAGTCCGAGATCGAGATCCGGCAGGTGCTGGAGGCCGAGGACTTCGGCGAGGCGGCGACCCCCGAGGTCCTGGAGCAGGAGCAGCGGCTGCGCGACCAGGTGGCCGCTCAGCAGGAGTGA
- a CDS encoding RNA polymerase sigma factor has product MAVSDTPSDTHRAVEAVWRIESARLIAGLARMVHDIGLAEELAQDALVAALEQWPESGIPDNPGAWLMSIAKRRAIDQFRRNERFDRKLTELGREAETRQELGEPDLDAIEDDIGDDLLRLVFTACHPVLSTQARVALTLRLLGGLTTEEVARAFLVPEPTVAQRIVRAKRTLAKKKVPFEVPRGAELAQRLSSVLEVIYLIFNEGYSATAGDDWMRPALCEDALRLGRILAELAPREPEVHGLVALMEIQASRSRARMDATGAPVLLLDQDRGRWDQLLIRRGLAALERAEGLGSTGPYTLQAAIAACHARARTAEDTDWHRIAALYDALGRLAPSPVVELNRAVAVAMAFGPEPALELVDALAAEPALERYHLLPSVRADLLRRLGRHAEARAEFERAAALTRNERERALLLERAAASAREPVSS; this is encoded by the coding sequence GTGGCAGTTTCCGACACCCCGTCCGACACCCACCGCGCGGTCGAGGCCGTCTGGCGGATCGAGTCCGCCCGGCTGATCGCCGGCCTGGCACGCATGGTGCACGACATCGGGCTGGCCGAGGAGCTGGCGCAGGACGCGCTGGTGGCCGCCCTGGAGCAGTGGCCGGAGTCCGGTATCCCGGACAACCCTGGTGCCTGGTTGATGTCCATCGCCAAGCGTCGCGCCATCGACCAGTTCCGCCGCAACGAGCGGTTCGATCGCAAGCTGACCGAACTCGGGCGGGAGGCCGAGACCCGTCAGGAGCTGGGTGAACCGGACCTGGACGCGATCGAGGACGACATCGGGGACGACCTGCTGCGGCTGGTGTTCACCGCCTGCCATCCGGTGCTGTCCACGCAGGCGCGGGTCGCCCTTACCCTGCGGCTGCTCGGCGGGCTGACCACGGAGGAGGTGGCGCGGGCCTTCCTGGTTCCCGAGCCGACCGTGGCGCAACGCATCGTGCGGGCCAAGCGAACCCTCGCCAAGAAGAAGGTCCCGTTCGAGGTGCCCCGCGGAGCCGAACTGGCGCAGCGGCTGTCCTCGGTACTCGAGGTCATCTACCTGATCTTCAACGAGGGCTACTCCGCGACCGCGGGGGACGACTGGATGCGGCCCGCCCTCTGTGAGGACGCGCTGCGGCTCGGGCGGATCCTGGCCGAACTCGCACCACGGGAACCGGAGGTGCACGGCCTGGTCGCCCTGATGGAGATCCAGGCTTCCCGCTCACGCGCCAGGATGGACGCCACCGGTGCGCCGGTGCTGCTGCTCGATCAGGACCGGGGGCGCTGGGACCAGCTGCTGATCCGGCGCGGGCTGGCGGCGCTGGAGCGTGCGGAGGGGCTCGGGTCGACAGGGCCGTACACCCTGCAGGCCGCGATCGCGGCCTGCCACGCCAGGGCCCGAACCGCGGAGGACACCGACTGGCACCGGATCGCGGCGCTGTACGACGCGCTGGGCCGCCTCGCCCCGTCCCCGGTGGTAGAGCTGAACCGGGCGGTCGCGGTCGCCATGGCGTTCGGCCCCGAGCCTGCGCTGGAACTCGTCGACGCCCTGGCCGCGGAACCGGCGCTGGAGCGCTACCACCTGCTGCCCAGTGTGCGGGCCGACCTGCTGCGCAGACTCGGCAGGCACGCCGAGGCGCGGGCGGAGTTCGAACGCGCGGCCGCGCTGACCCGCAACGAGCGCGAGCGCGCGCTGCTGCTGGAGCGGGCGGCCGCCAGCGCACGCGAGCCGGTCTCGTCCTGA
- a CDS encoding SPFH domain-containing protein has protein sequence MSTAAIIVVAILALFVIVTVAKAIMVVPQAQSAVIERLGRFRSVASPGLNFLVPFLDKVRARIDLREQVVSFPPQPVITQDNLTVSIDTVVYFQVTDSRAAVYEISNYIVGVEQLTTTTLRNLVGGMSLEDTLTSRDQINGQLRGVLDEATGRWGIRVARVELKAIDPPPSIQDSMEKQMRADREKRAMILTAEGQRESAIKTAEGQKQSQILAAEGSKQAAILAAEAERQSRILRAQGERAARYLQAQGQAKAIEKVFAAIKAGKPTPEVLAYQYLQTLPQMAQGDANKVWLVPSDYGKSLEGFARALGAPGEDGVFRYEPPKDDQVERPQLDDEEVASWFDTTTDPKVAEAVREAEAVARQEVPGPLNAGPSTTVRPVPSALSSLRGGEEEADEPGPPPLPKRSPEAPAPEFQRRGPEAAPEPQQPPAPPAPPYGGQQGGPYQQPPYGGPPPRQQ, from the coding sequence TTGTCGACCGCAGCGATAATAGTCGTCGCGATACTGGCCCTGTTCGTGATCGTGACGGTCGCGAAGGCGATCATGGTCGTGCCGCAGGCGCAATCGGCGGTGATCGAGCGGCTCGGGCGGTTCCGCAGTGTGGCCTCGCCGGGCCTGAACTTCCTGGTGCCGTTCCTGGACAAGGTGCGCGCCAGGATCGACCTGCGGGAGCAGGTGGTCTCCTTCCCCCCGCAGCCGGTGATCACCCAGGACAACCTGACGGTGTCGATCGACACCGTCGTGTACTTCCAGGTGACCGACTCGCGGGCCGCGGTGTACGAGATCTCCAACTACATCGTCGGTGTCGAGCAGCTGACCACCACCACGCTGCGTAACCTGGTCGGCGGGATGAGCCTGGAGGACACCCTCACCTCGCGCGACCAGATCAACGGCCAGCTGCGTGGGGTGCTGGACGAGGCGACCGGCCGCTGGGGCATCCGGGTGGCCAGGGTGGAGCTGAAGGCGATCGACCCGCCGCCGTCCATCCAGGACTCCATGGAGAAGCAGATGCGCGCCGACCGGGAGAAGCGCGCGATGATTCTCACCGCAGAAGGTCAGCGCGAGTCGGCGATCAAGACCGCCGAAGGGCAGAAGCAGAGCCAGATCCTCGCGGCCGAGGGCTCCAAGCAGGCCGCGATCCTGGCCGCCGAGGCCGAGCGGCAGTCGCGCATCCTGCGGGCCCAGGGTGAACGGGCCGCCCGCTACCTGCAGGCACAGGGGCAGGCGAAGGCGATCGAGAAGGTGTTCGCCGCGATCAAGGCAGGCAAGCCGACCCCGGAGGTGCTGGCCTACCAGTACCTGCAGACGCTGCCGCAGATGGCGCAGGGCGACGCGAACAAGGTCTGGCTGGTGCCCAGCGACTACGGCAAGTCGCTGGAAGGGTTCGCCCGCGCCCTCGGTGCCCCCGGCGAGGACGGCGTGTTCCGCTACGAGCCGCCCAAGGACGACCAGGTGGAGCGGCCGCAGCTGGACGACGAGGAGGTCGCGAGCTGGTTCGACACCACAACCGACCCGAAGGTCGCCGAGGCGGTGCGGGAGGCCGAGGCCGTGGCCAGGCAGGAGGTTCCCGGCCCGCTGAACGCCGGCCCCAGCACCACCGTGCGCCCGGTGCCCTCGGCGCTGTCCAGCCTGCGTGGCGGGGAGGAGGAAGCGGACGAGCCCGGACCGCCGCCGCTGCCGAAGCGCTCACCGGAGGCACCGGCGCCGGAATTCCAGCGCCGTGGCCCGGAGGCAGCCCCGGAGCCGCAGCAGCCGCCCGCGCCCCCGGCACCGCCGTACGGTGGTCAGCAGGGCGGCCCGTACCAGCAGCCGCCCTACGGCGGCCCGCCGCCGCGCCAGCAGTAA
- a CDS encoding SGNH/GDSL hydrolase family protein, with protein sequence MTTRFVALGDSFTEGVGDDDPACPNGVRGWADRTAEVLAGQWPGLGYANLAIRGRLLRDVLAEQVQPALEMRPDLVTLYAGGNDLMRPRVDLDALAEAYDLAVSRLAATGATVVLFTGVDGVEDPLFRRIRGRAAIHNEHTRVIAARYGALVVDMWAMRQLRDRRMWAADRIHLNAHGHTEVAIAVLDTLGIRHGLVPPALGPRAALGARHRRAANLRWAREHAVPWIGRRLRGESSGDLVRPKRPALAPVQAGR encoded by the coding sequence ATGACGACCCGCTTCGTTGCCCTTGGTGACTCCTTCACCGAGGGGGTCGGCGACGACGACCCCGCCTGTCCCAATGGCGTTCGTGGCTGGGCCGACCGGACGGCCGAGGTGCTCGCCGGGCAGTGGCCCGGGCTGGGCTACGCGAACCTCGCCATCCGGGGCCGCCTGCTGCGGGACGTGCTGGCCGAGCAGGTGCAGCCTGCCCTGGAGATGCGGCCGGACCTGGTCACCCTCTACGCGGGTGGCAACGACCTGATGCGGCCCCGAGTGGACCTGGACGCCCTGGCCGAGGCCTACGACCTCGCCGTGTCCCGGCTCGCCGCGACCGGTGCCACCGTCGTCCTGTTCACCGGGGTCGACGGGGTGGAGGACCCGCTGTTCCGCCGGATCCGCGGGCGGGCGGCGATCCACAACGAGCACACCAGGGTGATCGCCGCCCGGTACGGTGCGCTGGTGGTGGACATGTGGGCCATGCGGCAACTGCGGGACCGCCGGATGTGGGCCGCCGACCGGATCCACCTCAACGCCCACGGGCATACCGAGGTGGCGATCGCGGTGCTGGACACCCTCGGCATCCGGCACGGGCTGGTGCCGCCCGCGCTCGGGCCACGGGCCGCACTGGGCGCCCGGCACCGGCGGGCGGCGAACCTGCGCTGGGCGCGGGAACATGCGGTGCCCTGGATCGGGCGGCGGCTGCGTGGCGAGTCCTCCGGCGACCTGGTCCGCCCGAAGCGGCCCGCGCTCGCCCCGGTGCAGGCGGGCCGATGA
- a CDS encoding GNAT family N-acetyltransferase, with amino-acid sequence MRVAIRPAGAADAAFLTEMLVEAAFWRPEGPRGGVGDVVRHPALAHYVAGWPRPGDLGVVAERGDPIGAAWLRYFTADDPGYGFVDTATPEVSMGVLPQWRGQGVGQRLLDSLVDAARRAGVVALSLSVEPGNHARRLYERSGFEQVGAAGGALTMLLHLC; translated from the coding sequence CGCGGATGCCGCCTTCTTGACCGAGATGCTGGTCGAGGCAGCTTTCTGGCGACCAGAAGGGCCCCGCGGCGGCGTCGGGGACGTAGTGCGCCATCCAGCTCTGGCGCACTACGTCGCGGGCTGGCCGCGGCCCGGTGACCTCGGCGTGGTCGCCGAACGCGGGGATCCCATCGGCGCCGCCTGGCTGCGGTACTTCACCGCCGACGATCCCGGCTACGGTTTCGTCGACACCGCCACCCCCGAGGTGTCCATGGGCGTCCTGCCGCAGTGGCGGGGCCAGGGCGTTGGACAACGCCTGCTCGACTCGCTCGTGGACGCCGCCCGCCGAGCCGGCGTGGTCGCGCTCAGCCTCAGCGTGGAGCCCGGCAACCACGCGCGCCGACTCTACGAGCGATCCGGGTTCGAGCAGGTCGGCGCGGCGGGCGGAGCGCTGACCATGCTCCTGCACTTGTGCTGA
- a CDS encoding TetR/AcrR family transcriptional regulator, whose translation MPKTVDHAERRAQIVAGLLRLAGRAGLHAVTMRAVAAEAGVSLRLVQYYFQDKAQLMQAALEHLERESHQRWADRLAGQADAARPRAVLEAFLAEGLPTDEQSRTFHLLWTSYAVLAMTEPELAEQPFVAGPNRLEERLTEVLRRAQAGGALAAGADPRLEAARLLTLNHGLGTSVLVGQRTPEAAMRVLRYHLDGLFADRAPS comes from the coding sequence GTGCCGAAGACCGTGGACCATGCCGAACGCCGGGCCCAGATCGTCGCGGGACTACTGCGGCTGGCCGGGCGGGCGGGGCTGCACGCGGTGACGATGCGTGCGGTGGCCGCGGAGGCGGGGGTGTCCCTGCGCCTGGTGCAGTACTACTTCCAGGACAAGGCCCAGCTGATGCAGGCTGCGCTGGAACACCTGGAGCGGGAGAGCCACCAGCGCTGGGCCGACCGGCTGGCCGGGCAGGCGGATGCCGCGCGGCCGCGTGCGGTGCTCGAGGCGTTCCTGGCCGAAGGGCTACCCACCGACGAGCAGAGCCGGACCTTCCACCTGCTGTGGACCTCCTACGCCGTGCTGGCGATGACCGAACCGGAACTGGCCGAGCAGCCCTTCGTCGCCGGTCCGAACCGGCTGGAGGAGCGGCTGACGGAGGTGCTGCGCCGGGCGCAGGCCGGGGGAGCGCTGGCCGCAGGCGCCGACCCGCGGCTGGAGGCGGCCCGGCTGCTCACCCTCAACCACGGCCTCGGCACCAGCGTGCTGGTCGGCCAGCGCACGCCCGAGGCGGCGATGCGGGTGCTGCGTTACCACCTGGACGGGCTGTTCGCCGACCGCGCGCCTTCCTGA
- the folK gene encoding 2-amino-4-hydroxy-6-hydroxymethyldihydropteridine diphosphokinase, producing MSRAVLSIGSNLGDRLGHLRSVTEAFRQELRAVSPVYDTAPWGGVEQDDFLNAVLVVDSPDRTARHWLAAGQELERRAARERDLRWGPRTLDVDIVHVPGERGTDPDLILPHPRAHERAFVLLPWLDVEPEAVLPGHGRVADLVAALPAAETQGVRRRDDLRL from the coding sequence ATGAGCCGCGCGGTGCTGTCCATCGGGTCCAACCTCGGTGACCGGCTGGGTCACCTGCGGTCGGTCACCGAGGCCTTCCGGCAGGAGCTGCGCGCGGTCTCGCCGGTGTACGACACGGCGCCGTGGGGCGGGGTCGAGCAGGATGACTTCCTGAACGCCGTGCTCGTGGTCGATTCCCCGGACCGGACCGCCCGGCACTGGCTGGCGGCGGGCCAGGAACTGGAGCGCCGGGCGGCACGCGAGCGGGACCTGCGCTGGGGACCGCGCACCTTGGACGTGGACATCGTGCACGTGCCCGGCGAACGCGGCACGGATCCCGACCTGATCCTGCCGCATCCACGTGCGCATGAGCGGGCTTTCGTCCTGCTGCCCTGGCTCGATGTTGAGCCCGAGGCCGTGCTGCCCGGCCACGGCCGGGTGGCCGATCTCGTGGCCGCGTTGCCCGCCGCCGAGACCCAAGGCGTGCGCAGGCGCGACGACCTGCGCCTCTGA
- a CDS encoding MFS transporter — translation MTLPRAARMVLALACGAQFMVVLDVSVVNVALPSIRDALAFRPAQLQWVVNAYALVFAGFLLLGGRLADLYGRKRVFLAGLLLFTLASLVGGLATGPGTLIAARAVQGLGAAVLAPATLTILTTTFAEGPPRTRALAIWTAVGVGGGAAGSLVGGLLTQYLSWRSILLVNVPIGAVALILAGRGLAADRDAWATRRLDLPGAVLATAGLGALTYGITRIEATGWGDPATLWPLALGAVALAVFALVELRFAAAPLIPPRLLRARAIAVGNLALLLAGACFGPMWYFLSLTMQNVLHYDALHTGLGFLPHTLITMVVGWRVTPWLLRRVPARTLIAAGALLAAAGFLWQSGIGAGSAYLSGILGPAIVLSTGSGLLITPITATVTSGVAASDAGAASGLLNTTKQIGGALGLAVLVGIAASTGTGPQALAADYGRAFQAIAGILLAVAVTALALPRPGGRTRGPVSGRRASAGR, via the coding sequence ATGACTCTTCCGCGTGCGGCCCGGATGGTGCTCGCCCTGGCCTGCGGGGCGCAGTTCATGGTGGTGCTGGACGTCTCGGTGGTGAACGTCGCGCTGCCGTCCATCCGGGACGCCCTCGCCTTCCGGCCGGCACAGCTGCAGTGGGTGGTCAACGCCTATGCCCTGGTGTTCGCCGGTTTCCTGCTGCTCGGCGGCAGGCTGGCCGACCTGTACGGGCGCAAGCGGGTCTTCCTCGCCGGGCTGCTGTTGTTCACCCTGGCCAGCCTGGTGGGCGGGCTGGCCACCGGGCCGGGCACGCTGATCGCCGCCCGCGCCGTGCAGGGGCTGGGCGCCGCGGTGCTGGCACCGGCCACCCTGACCATCCTCACCACCACCTTCGCCGAGGGCCCACCGCGCACCAGGGCACTGGCGATCTGGACCGCCGTCGGCGTCGGGGGCGGCGCCGCGGGCAGCCTGGTCGGCGGGTTGCTCACCCAGTACCTGTCCTGGCGGTCGATCCTGCTGGTCAACGTGCCGATCGGGGCGGTAGCCCTGATCCTGGCCGGGCGCGGGCTCGCCGCCGACCGGGACGCCTGGGCCACCCGGCGGCTGGACCTGCCCGGCGCGGTGCTGGCCACGGCCGGCCTCGGTGCCCTGACCTACGGGATCACCCGGATCGAGGCCACCGGCTGGGGCGATCCGGCCACGCTGTGGCCGCTGGCACTCGGCGCCGTCGCCCTCGCGGTCTTCGCGCTGGTCGAGCTGCGGTTCGCGGCCGCACCGCTGATCCCGCCGCGGCTGCTGCGGGCGCGGGCGATCGCGGTCGGCAACCTGGCGCTGCTGCTGGCCGGGGCCTGTTTCGGTCCGATGTGGTACTTCCTGTCCCTGACCATGCAGAACGTCCTGCACTACGACGCGCTGCACACCGGTCTCGGCTTCCTGCCGCACACCCTGATCACCATGGTGGTGGGCTGGCGGGTCACCCCCTGGCTGCTGCGGCGGGTACCGGCACGCACCCTGATCGCCGCAGGCGCCCTGCTGGCCGCGGCCGGATTCCTGTGGCAGAGCGGAATCGGCGCGGGCAGTGCCTACCTCTCCGGGATCCTCGGGCCCGCGATCGTGCTGTCCACCGGCAGCGGGCTGTTGATCACGCCGATCACGGCGACCGTCACCTCCGGGGTCGCAGCTTCGGACGCGGGCGCGGCTTCCGGGCTGCTGAACACCACCAAACAGATCGGCGGCGCGCTCGGGCTGGCCGTGCTGGTGGGAATCGCCGCGAGCACCGGAACCGGGCCGCAGGCCCTGGCCGCGGACTACGGCCGGGCGTTCCAGGCCATCGCGGGAATCCTGCTCGCCGTCGCCGTCACGGCCCTCGCCCTGCCGCGACCGGGCGGCCGGACCCGCGGTCCGGTATCCGGGCGTCGAGCGTCGGCTGGCCGATGA